One part of the Glycine soja cultivar W05 chromosome 11, ASM419377v2, whole genome shotgun sequence genome encodes these proteins:
- the LOC114375101 gene encoding subtilisin inhibitor CLSI-I-like produces the protein MLQKTFFKGSFVEYSIVRYFIMAEEKQGQGTNPPQEQPNEPLPRDYNQLLGTNNPTKTSWPELVGVTAEEAEKKIKEEMGGAEIQVVPPGYFVTADFKPKRVRLYVDESNKVTRAPGIG, from the exons ATGCTCCAGAAAACTTTCTTCAAAGGATCCTTCGTAGAGTACTCGATCGTTCGGTATTTTATTATGGCTGAGGAAAAACAAGGACAAGGGACTAATCCTCCTCAAGAACAACCCAATGAGCCCTTGCCAA GGGACTACAACCAGCTCTTGGGGACAAACAATCCTACCAAAACAAGTTGGCCAGAGCTGGTTGGTGTCACTGCTGAAGAAGCAGAGAAGAAGATAAAGGAGGAGATGGGTGGAGCTGAAATTCAAGTGGTGCCTCCAGGCTATTTTGTCACTGCAGATTTCAAGCCCAAAAGAGTTCGATTGTATGTGGATGAATCTAACAAAGTCACCAGGGCTCCGGGAATTGGCTAA
- the LOC114372908 gene encoding calmodulin binding protein PICBP-like, with product MVQRKVPSKLGIQAEHVKSDKRLSNLKLLSSSHHQDGKNRGADMKKKMKKSRSIKLSDLEALQSSSSSSPSRRSLSLHTPTTTTSASPQKQQPLFRTVDGSPNYMKPTSSSHAKKELFLVSQRNTQPGSDFKNLPRKISSDSKAACVKKPAKALTRTSNSLSLVRTLTKTTSFKASRACSRKSTRAVMCSAPQRATCSSTLKDSKFPAYLMLSSGGTQSEGTSAMKVCPYTYCSLNGHHHADLPPLKSFVSARRHLLKTQKRVKLEALSPRRLKVPLETQKEDSDVEPNVFDAKPACDEIGIDIFIEIYANEKDAKPTAAEGMGRINFLKEIEDHEDNSKSTIEDNCIAASEEGVMQITTPRSIGNCIPSPSISEIDLEEDLKKSLDDAEIGIDATKERFLQEQKEGDSDEDHQSIVWSHEEMSIGSYCSDGEQDIADVDMYNSDSKTYDMEWEEERLHEFEQDEDADSSVYTEEDNSKVESSSGSSHDVSVTWLDDILGGYYEDFLVDETHKEANSEERTYFEEQPSGTSSSVLEDTNGSTETQENLTNTQDNGGEDEKHKDDDEASCNTKPLDEETIDNTQCQKMSGTCKIEETNENGYSISLENNDESNKGESQIELEDVSEKESNIASQDQDLLDKDQGKAKRFQQNTSCIDGKEENTCKNWKDGIRRKKGVEDDDDEMRKFNPKEPNFLPLVPEPGQKKVDLRHQMMDERKNSEDWMLDCALRQVVTKLAPARKKKVALLVEAFEMVLPAAAPKCETSVRNNNSSAFGHSGRIQACS from the coding sequence ATGGTTCAAAGAAAAGTGCCTAGCAAGCTTGGTATCCAAGCTGAACATGTTAAATCAGACAAGAGGTTGTCAAACCTGAAGCTACTATCTTCATCTCATCACCAAGATGGAAAAAATAGAGGGGCTgatatgaagaagaaaatgaaaaaatcaagGTCAATAAAGCTTTCCGATCTTGAGGCTcttcaatcatcatcatcatcatcaccttCAAGGAGAAGCTTGTCTCTTCACACTCCAACAACTACAACATCAGCATCACcacagaagcaacaacctttgTTCAGAACTGTTGATGGTTCACCAAATTACATGAAGCCAACAAGCAGTTCACATGCAAAAAAGGAGCTTTTCCTGGTAAGCCAAAGGAACACTCAACCTGGTTCTGATTTTAAGAATCTTCCTagaaaaatttccagtgattCCAAAGCTGCATGTGTTAAGAAACCTGCAAAAGCCTTGACAAGAACATCTAATAGTTTGAGTTTGGTGAGAACATTGACCAAAACCACTAGTTTCAAGGCTTCTAGAGCTTGTTCTAGAAAATCCACCAGGGCTGTTATGTGTTCTGCACCACAGAGAGCTACATGTTCTTCAACTTTGAAGGACTCAAAGTTCCCTGCATACCTCATGCTTAGCTCTGGGGGAACTCAGTCAGAGGGAACTTCAGCCATGAAGGTTTGCCCTTACACATATTGTTCTCTTAATGGTCATCACCATGCTGATTTGCCACCGTTGAAGAGCTTCGTGTCCGCGAGAAGACACCTTTTGAAGACGCAGAAGCGTGTGAAGCTTGAAGCTCTCAGCCCTCGGAGACTGAAGGTTCCTCTTGAGACACAGAAGGAGGACTCTGATGTTGAGCCGAATGTCTTTGATGCAAAACCTGCTTGTGATGAAATTGGCATTGATATTTTCATTgaaatctatgccaatgaaaaGGATGCAAAACCAACAGCAGCAGAAGGAATGGGGAGAATAAATTTTCTCAAAGAGATTGAGGATCATGAAGATAATAGCAAGTCAACAATTGAGGATAATTGCATAGCAGCAAGTGAGGAGGGTGTCATGCAAATCACTACTCCAAGAAGTATTGGTAATTGTATTCCTTCTCCCTCTATATCTGAGATTGATCTTGAGGAGGATTTGAAAAAATCCTTAGATGATGCTGAAATTGGAATAGATGCCACCAAAGAAAGATTTCTccaagaacaaaaagaaggagatTCAGATGAAGATCACCAATCTATTGTCTGGTCTCATGAAGAAATGAGCATTGGAAGTTACTGCAGTGATGGGGAACAAGACATAGCGGATGTTGACATGTATAATTCTGATTCCAAAACCTATGACATGGAGTGGGAGGAGGAGCGGTTGCACGAATTCGAACAAGATGAGGATGCTGATTCTTCTGTGTACACAGAGGAGGACAACTCAAAAGTTGAGTCCTCATCAGGGAGTTCTCATGATGTATCAGTGACATGGTTAGATGATATCCTTGGTGGCTATTATGAGGACTTTCTTGTTGATGAAACACACAAAGAAGCAAATTCAGAAGAAAGAACCTACTTTGAAGAACAACCTAGTGGCACTAGTTCTTCTGTCCTTGAAGACACAAATGGAAGCACTGAAACTCAAGAAAACCTGACAAATACACAAGATAATGGTGGAGAAGATGAAAAACATAAGGATGATGATGAGGCCAGTTGCAACACAAAGCCACTTGATGAAGAGACAATTGACAACACTCAATGTCAGAAGATGAGTGGAACTTGCAAAATTGAAGAGACAAATGAAAATGGATACTCAATCAGTCTAGAGAACAATGATGAGAGCAACAAAGGGGAGAGCCAAATTGAGTTGGAGGATGTGTCTGAAAAAGAAAGTAACATAGCTTCTCAAGATCAAGATTTGTTGGACAAAGACCAAGGCAAAGCTAAAAGGTTCCAGCAAAACACAAGTTGCATAGATGGTAAAGAGGAAAACACATGCAAAAATTGGAAAGATGGTATTAGGAGAAAGAAGggtgttgaagatgatgatgatgaaatgaGAAAGTTCAACCCAAAAGAGCCAAATTTTCTGCCATTGGTTCCTGAGCCAGGACAAAAGAAGGTTGACCTGAGGCATCAAATGATGGATGAGAGAAAGAACTCAGAGGATTGGATGCTTGATTGTGCACTAAGACAAGTTGTGACAAAGCTTGCACCAGCTAGGAAGAAGAAAGTGGCACTTCTAGTTGAAGCCTTTGAAATGGTATTGCCAGCAGCAGCACCAAAATGTGAAACCAGTGTGAGAAACAACAATTCTTCAGCATTTGGTCATTCAGGAAGAATTCAAGCTTGTAGCTGA